The Streptomyces sp. B3I8 nucleotide sequence CAGCGCGGCCAGGTCCTTCGGGGTGGGGACGCCCTTGTGGGCGGGGCCGCGTTCCGTCGAGCCGTTGCGCGGCTCGGCCGCCGACTCGTGCCGCGGCTGCTCGGCCCGGCGTTCGGGCCCGGCGGAGAGCGAGGACTCCGGCAGTGGGGCGGAGAGGATCGCGGCGATCTCCGGCCGGGGCAGGTGCGGGGGCGCGCAGGCGCCGCCGTACTCCTTGGCGCGGACGGCCCGGGTGATCCAGACGCGGTCCAGTACCCGGCGTTCGTCGGCCTCGGCGACCAGGTCCTCGGACTGGTTGTAGTCGCCGTCGGCGGCCTGCACCGCCCACAGGTGGACGGCGACGCCGTGTTCCTTGGCGGCCATCATGCCCGGCAGCAGATCGCCGTCCCCGGTGACCAGGACCACGTCTGAGCAGGCCCTGTTGCGGGCGAGTTCGGTCAGTTCGGCGTGCATGGCGGCGTCGACGCCCTTCTGTGCCCACCGCCCGTCGCTGCGGGTCAGGGCGCCGAGCCGGACCGTGACCCGGGGCATCACGCGCAGCCGGCGGTGCTCGGGCTGCGGTACGCGGTCGGGGGCGCCGTCGAACCAGTAGATGCGCAGCAGGGGCTGCCGGGTGTCGGACTCGGCGCGTTCGCGCAGGCCCTGGATGAGGGCGGCGTGGTCGACGGTGATGCGGGAGCGGGAGGGTTCACCGGCGAGGAGGCTGGCGGCGGCCCCGAGCAGGTATCCGGCGTCCACCAGGACGATGCAGCGGTCCACGCGGTCCACCTCTTTCCGGGAGGTTTGCTTCGGGCTTCCTTCGAGTCTGCCCGACGGCAACGGGGTTAACGGTCCGAACTCGATCTTCGGCGTGGCGCACGGGCGGGTGTGCCGCCAGCCACCTTGTCACACACGGTAATTGTCCGGAATGCGTTCTTTGTGTGCCTGTGTGAGTCTGATCCCGTCCCTGGCCCCCAGATCCCTTTCAGGAGGCGAATCACCATGGCCAAGAACAAGAACCAGAACCGTAAGCAGCAGAAGAACAACGGTCCGCAGAACCGCTCCGCCCAGGGCGAGCACGCCCAGGAACAGGCGCACCGGCCCGAACGGGAGGCGCAGGCCGCCTCGATAGCCCCGGCGGATGCGGGCCCGGCCCAGGCCGGCCGCAAGCAGCGGAAGAGCTTCGGTCACAACTGAGGCCGGGCGTACCAAGAGGGGCGCATCCCGTGCGGGATGCGCCCCTCGCGTGCATCTGTGCGCGCCGATCTACGGTCCGGTGCCCACCCGGATCTCCACCGGGCGTTCACCCCGGCCCCTCAACCCGGACCCGGGCCCCGGTCCCTCGACCCCGTACCGCGCCCCGGTCCGTCAACCCGCCAGGCAGGACGGGCCGAGCAGCACCTTGAGGTCGCCGAAGAGCGCGGGGTCCGGCTTCACCCGGTGTCGGTCGAGCCGGAGGACCGTGGTCTTGCGGGGCCCCTGGAGCTTGATCCGCACCTCGCTGTCGCCCCTGTGGTGACTGAGGATCTCGCCGAGGCGGCTGACCATGGGCGGAGTGACCCTGGTGGCAGGGATGGTGAGCACCACAGGCGCGTTGGCGCCCGCGTTGGACAGATCGGGCACCTGGAGCTCCATCGCGACCAGCCGCGGCACGTCCTCCCGCTTGTCGAGCCGGCCCTTGACGAACACCACGGCGTCCTCGACCAGTTGTGTCGACACGAGCTGGTACGTCGCCGGGAAGAACATGCACTCCAGCGAGCCGGCGAGATCCTCGACGGTGGCGATCGCCCAGGCGTTGCCCTGCTTGGTCATCTTGCGCTGCAGTCCGGAGATGATGCCGCCGATGGTGACGACCGCGCCGTCCCCGAAGTCACCGCCGGTGAGCTGGGCGATGCCCGCGTCGGCCTTGTCGGACAGCACGTGCTCCAGACCGAAGAGCGGGTGGTCGGAGACGTAGAGGCCGAGCATCTCCCGCTCCTGGGCGAGCAGATACGTCTTGTCCCACTCGTCGGGCGAGAACTCCACGTCGAGTCCGAAGCCCGGCTCGGTCGTGTCGCCGTCGCCCATGCCGCCGAAGAGGTCGAACTGGCCCTCGGCCTCCTTGCGCTTGACCGCGACCACGTTGTCGATCATCGGCTCGTACTGGGCGGTGAGCCCCTTGCGGGTGTGCCCCATGGAGTCGAAGGCGCCCGCCTTGATGAGCGATTCCGTGGTCCGCTTGTTGCAGACGACGGCCTCGACCTTGTCCAGGTAGTCCGGGAAGGAGGCGAACTTTCCCTTCGCCTTGCGGGACCTGATGATCGAATCGACCACGTTGGTGCCGACGTTGCGTACCGCGGACAGGCCGAAGAGGATGACGTCGTCACCCTGGGCTGCGAAGTTCGACTCCGACTCGTTGACGTTGGGCGGGAGCACCTTGATGCCCATGCGACGGCACTCGTTGAGGTAGACGGCCGACTTGTCCTTGTCGTCCTTGACCGAGGTGAGCAGTCCGGCCATGTACTCGGCCGGATAGTTGGCCTTGAGGTAGGCGGTCCAGTACGAGACCAGGCCGTACGCGGCGGAGTGCGCCTTGTTGAAGGCGTAGCCGGCGAAGGGGACCAGGACGTCCCACAGGGCCTGGATCGCCTCGTCGCTGTAGCCGTTCTTCTTGGCGCCCGCCTGGAAGATGGTGAAGTTCTTCGCCAGCTCGTCGGCCTTCTTCTTGCCCATGACGCGGCGCAGGATGTCGGCCTCGCCGAGCGAGTAGCCGGCGATGATCTGGGCGGCCTTCTGCACCTGCTCCTGATAGACGATCAGGCCGTAGGTGACGTCCAGGACCTCCTTGAGCGGGGCCTCCAGCTCGGGGTGGATCGGGGTGATCTCCTGCAGGCCGTTCTTGCGCAGCGCGTAGTTGGTGTGCGAGTCCATGCCCATGGGGCCGGGCCGGTACAGCGCGGAGACGGCGGAGATGTCCTCGAAGTTGTCGGGCTTCATCAGGCGCAGCAGTGAGCGCATGGGGCCGCCGTCGAACTGGAAGACGCCGAGGGTGTCGCCGCGCTGGAGCAGTTCGAAGGTCTTGGGGTCGTCCAGCGGCAGCGACAGCAGGTCGATGTCGAGGCCCTTGTTGGACTTCACCATCTTGACGGCGTCGTCCATGATCGTCAGGTTGCGCAGGCCGAGGAAGTCCATCTTCAGCAGGCCGAGCGACTCGCAGCTCGGGTAGTCCCACTGTGTGATGGTCACGCCGTCGGTGTGCCGGACCCAGACGGGCACGTGCTCGGTGATGGTCTCGCTGGACATGATCACGCCGGCCGCGTGCACGCCCATCTGCCGGACCAGTCCCTCGACGCCCTTGGCGGTGTCGATGACCTTCTTCACGTCCGGTTCGTTCTCGTACATCGCGCGGACCTCGCCGGCCTCGCTGTAGCGCGGGTGCGAGGGGTCGGTGATGCCGTTGAGGTCGATGCCCTTGCCGAGGACGTCGGCGGGCATCGCCTTGGTGACGCGGTCGCCCATCGCGTACGGGTAGCCCAGCACGCGCGCGGAGTCCTTGATGGCGTTCTTGGCCTTGATCTTGCCGTAGGTGCCGATCATGGCGACCTTGTCGGCGCCGTACTTCTCGGTGACGTACCTGATGACCTCGACGCGCCTGCGCTCGTCGAAGTCGATGTCGACGTCGGGCATGGAGACGCGCTCGGGGTTGAGGAAGCGCTCGAAGATCAGGCCGTGCGGGATCGGGTCGAGGTCGGTGATGCCCATGGCGTAGGCGACGATCGAGCCGGCCGCGGAGCCTCGGCCGGGGCCCACCGCGATGCCGTTGTTCTTGGCCCACATGATGAAGTCGGCGACCACGAGGAAGTAGCCCGGGAACCCCATCTGGATGATGACGTCCATCTCGTACTCGACCTGCTTCTGGCGGTCCTCGGGGATGCCGCCGGGGAAGCGGCGCTCCATGCCGCGGCGCACCTCCTCCTTGAACCAGGTGACCTCGGTGTAGCCCTCGGGGATGTCGAACTTGGGCATCAGGTCGCGCTTTTCGAACATGCCCGTGGTGTCGACCTGCTCGGCCACCAGGAGCGTGTTGCGGCAGCCCTCCTGCCAGGCGTCCGAGGAGTCGATGGCGTACATCTCGTCCGCGGACTTCAGGTAGTAGCCGGTGCCGTCGAACTTGAAGCGGTCGGGGTCGGAGAGGTTCTTGCCGGTCTGGATGCACAGCAGGGCGTCGTGGGCGCTCGCCTCGTGCGCGTACGTGTAGTGCGAGTCGTTGGTGACCAGCGGCGGGATGCCGAGCTTCCTGCCGATCTCCAGCAGGCCGTCGCGGACCCGGTGCTCGATGTCGATGCCGTGGTCCATCAGCTCCAGGAAGTAGCGGTCCTTGCCGAAGATGTCCTGGTACTCGGCGGCCGACTTCAGCGCCTCGTCGAACTGCCCTAGGCGGAGCCTGGTCTGCAGTTCGCCCGAGGGGCAGCCGGTGGAGGCGATCAGCCCCTCGGACCACTGGGAGATGGTCTCCTTGTCCATGCGGGGCCACTTCTGCAACCAGCCCTCGGCGTAGGCGTCGGAGGAGAGCCGGAAGAGGTTGTGCAGTCCGGTGGCGTTCGCCGCCCAGATCGTCTTGTGGGTGTAACCACCCGAACCGGACACGTCGTCCCGCTTCTGGTGCGGCTGGCCCCAGCGGATCTTGCGCTTGTTGCGCCGGGACTCGGGGGCGACGTACGCCTCGATGCCGATGATCGGCGTGACGCCCGCCTTCTTGGCGGAGTGGAAGAAGTCGTACGCCCCGTGCAGGTTGCCGTGGTCGGACATGGCGATGTGCGTCATGCCCATCTCGTTGCACGCGTCGAACATGTCCTTCAGCCGCGCGGCACCGTCCAGCATCGAGTACTGGGTGTGGACGTGCAGGTGCGTGAACGGCTTCGACACGTTCGGCCTCCAGGGGGAAACGCTGGGTGGCGGGCTGGCGGACAGTCCGGGGGTCAGCTCGGAAGTCTATGCCCCGGCACTGACACCGGCGGGCCCCCTCCGCGTACCTTCGTGCGGGGGAGGCACCGAAGTCCGCGGCCCCGCGCGTGCGGGGCACGGCAGGCCCGCGCGTGTCGTCCGGGCACCCGGGGCGCGG carries:
- a CDS encoding NYN domain-containing protein; protein product: MDRCIVLVDAGYLLGAAASLLAGEPSRSRITVDHAALIQGLRERAESDTRQPLLRIYWFDGAPDRVPQPEHRRLRVMPRVTVRLGALTRSDGRWAQKGVDAAMHAELTELARNRACSDVVLVTGDGDLLPGMMAAKEHGVAVHLWAVQAADGDYNQSEDLVAEADERRVLDRVWITRAVRAKEYGGACAPPHLPRPEIAAILSAPLPESSLSAGPERRAEQPRHESAAEPRNGSTERGPAHKGVPTPKDLAALRAPGPQPTSPPSSATLRWSSDKGWVDRPGGESAEAASLPTLAQLTSAEQRWADREEDITAVGGDPLEVGQVFARRWAERLTDQIHLQKISGMYPRVPHRIDGELLRYAARFGLLAHKDDQIDEQDRYAIRAGFWREIDARTATERVPAGE
- the dnaE gene encoding DNA polymerase III subunit alpha, with the protein product MSKPFTHLHVHTQYSMLDGAARLKDMFDACNEMGMTHIAMSDHGNLHGAYDFFHSAKKAGVTPIIGIEAYVAPESRRNKRKIRWGQPHQKRDDVSGSGGYTHKTIWAANATGLHNLFRLSSDAYAEGWLQKWPRMDKETISQWSEGLIASTGCPSGELQTRLRLGQFDEALKSAAEYQDIFGKDRYFLELMDHGIDIEHRVRDGLLEIGRKLGIPPLVTNDSHYTYAHEASAHDALLCIQTGKNLSDPDRFKFDGTGYYLKSADEMYAIDSSDAWQEGCRNTLLVAEQVDTTGMFEKRDLMPKFDIPEGYTEVTWFKEEVRRGMERRFPGGIPEDRQKQVEYEMDVIIQMGFPGYFLVVADFIMWAKNNGIAVGPGRGSAAGSIVAYAMGITDLDPIPHGLIFERFLNPERVSMPDVDIDFDERRRVEVIRYVTEKYGADKVAMIGTYGKIKAKNAIKDSARVLGYPYAMGDRVTKAMPADVLGKGIDLNGITDPSHPRYSEAGEVRAMYENEPDVKKVIDTAKGVEGLVRQMGVHAAGVIMSSETITEHVPVWVRHTDGVTITQWDYPSCESLGLLKMDFLGLRNLTIMDDAVKMVKSNKGLDIDLLSLPLDDPKTFELLQRGDTLGVFQFDGGPMRSLLRLMKPDNFEDISAVSALYRPGPMGMDSHTNYALRKNGLQEITPIHPELEAPLKEVLDVTYGLIVYQEQVQKAAQIIAGYSLGEADILRRVMGKKKADELAKNFTIFQAGAKKNGYSDEAIQALWDVLVPFAGYAFNKAHSAAYGLVSYWTAYLKANYPAEYMAGLLTSVKDDKDKSAVYLNECRRMGIKVLPPNVNESESNFAAQGDDVILFGLSAVRNVGTNVVDSIIRSRKAKGKFASFPDYLDKVEAVVCNKRTTESLIKAGAFDSMGHTRKGLTAQYEPMIDNVVAVKRKEAEGQFDLFGGMGDGDTTEPGFGLDVEFSPDEWDKTYLLAQEREMLGLYVSDHPLFGLEHVLSDKADAGIAQLTGGDFGDGAVVTIGGIISGLQRKMTKQGNAWAIATVEDLAGSLECMFFPATYQLVSTQLVEDAVVFVKGRLDKREDVPRLVAMELQVPDLSNAGANAPVVLTIPATRVTPPMVSRLGEILSHHRGDSEVRIKLQGPRKTTVLRLDRHRVKPDPALFGDLKVLLGPSCLAG